The following DNA comes from Maylandia zebra isolate NMK-2024a linkage group LG6, Mzebra_GT3a, whole genome shotgun sequence.
AACAATCGGCTTCATTCAGCTTCAAGAAGGTCCTTCATATGGGAAGTTACATTGACGTGTTGCTGCTGTAACTTTCATATAAAAAGTGCAGACATTTACTTGTGTCTATGGTGCAAAAATCTTGATGACCTCTGGGATTCAAATTGGCCcgagctatataaatacaattatatatCTGGcttcatataaaaataaaactagtagtACACAAATATTGCACACCTAAGGGAGTTTAGATTTGTCAGGTTATTGACAAGCTATTGAGGAAAATGTACAAACACGGAAATAATAAACCATCTGGTgcagtataaataaatatttagataCTGAGTTTTAATTCTCTGCATGCAGTATATCTCTCTGGCTGTAGGTGGACCAAGTTGGGCACAGGTGGAGTCACGGCTGCCAAGGGGAAATGGATGTAGGCTGTGCGGTGCGTGAAGGTCATGGTGGAGCAGCAGGTAGTTCTTGTGGACAATTGGGACAGAGCTGCTCAGTGTTGCTGGGCATCCAGCTCCCTCTGGCGGCAGCCCACAGCAGTGATGAGGGCAGCTCCCTTACCGCTGCCGTCCTCAGACAGCAGGAAGTTGACATCACATTTGGGGGCGAGTTCCTTCACAGTTTGTTGGAAGATCCgagaaaaactgaagaaaagagaGCAAGAGGAAACTGTGGTTATGAGGCAGCTTGCTACTGAACTTGAAATGACAGTTGCTTTCCAGCATAGGTGACAGACATACATATTATTCAAACTTTACAACTAGAAGCAGCACAGAGTTGTGTGAGGAGGTTCATTCGGGCCTATCGAGAGGGTGTGGACTTGGAGGTAAAAGAGGTCCTCTGGATTTTTATTGGTGCAGTTATCTCCTAATTTGTAACCCCAGTTACAAGAGTCCATCAGTAGTCCCCTCGACAAACAACCAAATGAAGATGTTAGCCTTGAGGTACTTTTTCATAAAATtatcttttatataaaaaacTGGTATAGTTGTAATTTGTCCTCACAAAGAATCACAAGTGGTAGCAGATCAAAGTGTTTTAAGGCTAAGAGATGTAGACAGATTGTACATTTAGTTGATTTATAACATACTAATACTTGGCTATTTATGGGTTGTAATATGTTTATTacagtttctgctgtttttattcTGGACATCTGCAAACGTACAATTTGCTTTATCTTTTCAATGTCTAACATGCATTATTTAATGTCAAAAAAAGACCAGTATATTTGTTGACTATAGGTCCTTCAGCActttttgaatgtttttccATCCTAGTGACTGAATAAATAATTCAGTGCTACTGTAAGGCCAGTGAGTTTGGTAATCTTGGGTAATTCTTTGCAGACTGATGAAATAcagtaacattttaaaatgaacggGTCtcctttcacacaaacatgccCTCTATTGTGTTCCTATCCCAGCTCTTACTGTGGGTGCAGCTTGTAGAGTGTGCCATCCACACCCACTGTAACATCCAGGTGGTCCAGTCTTCTGTTCTCACGGATCTTGTCCACCACTGCAGCCATTCCAGCTCCGCACAGTTGAGCTGCTCGGCGGGACACTGTGCCGCACACCTCCTTGACGATAATACTGTCATCACAGGTGCTGTCGAGCCCCAGCTGCTGCAGGATCGCTCTGACCTGCAGCAAGGCCAGACGATCGCTGTGGAGAGAGGTGGGAGGGGGGAGAGTCAGAGGTCAGGAGAGTCATTGGATACCTCACAGCTGTTCCCAGAGACTAAGGTAGGCTTAAACAGCACATAAGCTCAAGTGCTCACATCCCCCTTCCTTCATCATTCCTAGGTGTGGTGACtcattaaaaactgctttttgcTGAATACTTCAGCTTAATCCCATGTTTTCATGCTGGTATACTATTAATTTCCCAGCATTTTGCATGTTTAAGCCGCAGGCTTTATATAAACACAGATACTTTACAGTACTACTAACTCTTTCTAGCTTTCTGGTATTCACCATTTTCTTCTTAACTTCCGTTTTCATTTATTTCGCTACAGTATGAAAATTAGTCTGCATCagacaaattacttttttaaccTCTGTATGGTTATGCAGGTATTCTGTAGGGGCAGAACATTAAAAACTGTCCCACACAATAATATTGTAGCTAAAAAACTAAGTACAAActaagtgcattttttgtctgAGGTGTATTATAGACTACTTCTTATGTGCTATTAGCTTTATCTGATATTCTGATCTTCTAAATTCACAAGATAgataatatataatattctgtaaaagTCAGTGGAGCCTATGCCTGCTAGGAGGTGTATAAAGCAAACAGTGTTCTGTGTAAAGTTATATAAgttatataattaaattttatacTTTTGTAGTTATTAAATGCAAAATACTTCTGGTGctaaacttttatttgaattaACTTGTGATGTTTGATAAGAGtggtaaatgtaaatgtaccaAACTCACTTTTCTGTCTCCTGGCTTGACATCTGTGCGCAACTTTGTAAACTTTACACATTTGTCAGAATATCCATGTCATAGCATAGATCACCTAGAGCATAACAGGTGGCTGCATTCAGTAACAGTTCTATGAGAGAAGAAActgatctttttttatttaagcaaCTGATCCCTCTAATGTTGAAAATCAGTCCAAACCGGCAGTGGTTGAAGACTGTAACCACAACTTATGTGCTCTTTATCTTCTAATTGAAGAAATTGAATGTTGTGTTTGAATTGAATGCTCAAAAACATAGTTGGGGTGAATTTTACCTTTAAATAGGACAGACTATTTTTTAGACGCCACAATTCTGTAATGTCTGCTCCTGGATAAACAGTTTGTATATAATGATTGTTTGATAGCATTAAAACAGCCCTAACCaataattgcaaaaaaaataatgttagTGTGAAATGATTCACCCACCTTTCTATCTGTGACAGAAACTTTGTCTCAAAGATGCCCCTGGTCTTAAGTGTCTCTGAGATTTGTCCCCGGAACAGGAAGCCACGCTTGGTCAGATCAATCAAAATCTGCCGTACAATCTCACCAAGATACATTCCACTGCACATCTTCTCATATCTGTGATGCAAAAGAATTAACACAGCTGTGTCAGTAAGCTGTAAAGATGCTCTCTTAACTAGAGAtaccatttgttttctttttttccctttaaatatatttttctgtttgctctTTGATCCAGTATTACTGAACAGGCCAAGATGTTGAGGGGAGAGTATAGCACTGTGGCAGGTGTTGCTATTTTGTTATTTGTGAAATAGTTGGGTACTAGCTGCATCCTAACCTTTGTTTGCCTTCGTTGAGTGAGTTCTCATCCACTGCCTGGTCGTATGTTGTCCTGATGTCATCCAGACAGCCATTGTCTCCAAATGCCCCCCACTCCATATTGACACACATCCGACCCTCGGTACCCGGCACTATCTCAATGTTCTTCATTTCTTCCATATAACAAGCATTGCTGCCCGTTCCTGAGTGTATACACAGCCAGGGCTGTTACATCTAAAAAGAACTACCAAATTTCTTTTCTAACTGTAGATTAGTATTGGGCTaaggtgcaaaataacacaaaagtaGTTTtgcttaataaaataaatacataaacatatCATTTTGTTGTATGGATATTTACTTACATCTTTCATACCTTGCAAGATAAttgtagaaaaaatatttttgttataGGTTGTGTGTCACTCACCTGCGATCAGTCCCACCTCACATGTGGGCTCCTCATATGCACAGGTCATCATCGTCCCCACTGTGTCATTCACTATGGCTACCACATCCAGCTCAAACTcctacaaacatcacaagaATTATTGTTTACACATCAAAGTACAACAATATTACATGCACGTATAATGCAGTAAGAACTTGTGTATGCTTTCCATGTTATAGACaaatttcaattaaaaaaatctgtcgTGCAAAAAATCAGTTGTGTCCAGAATGCCCAGAATATattcattacatttttaattcacATACTCATGATACTGAAGTGTTTACATCCGGTTACTTATATTAATAGCCatatagatttttttccctGCAGTCTAAAGAAAAGCAGGTAGCTGCTGTTGCTTAAGACTTTTCCAAGATGATGTTAAAGCAGCGTTAAGTCCATGTTTTTCACTAAACATTGCTGGATGGTTGTTTtgacagatgaatcaatatcacacCTGGCAACATCTTAAATGCCACACTGAGCACAATGCGGTTAACCCACACTCCTAGACAGGCGAAACAACAAACTACACAAGCAGTTTCAAAGAGCTGTAAGGTTCAGGAGCTCTGCCAGACCTCTGCTCTTAGCTGCATGTCTTCTGGGTGTTATTGCATGCTATAAGGACAGTAAACAGGTCCAGGCTCGTACCGCTTTACCTGTTAGTTAATGATTTACCTTTGGTTAATACTTACTGGATTCtccatctaaaaaaataaaattaatatgtGAAACCGAAAAGTGGCAACATGTGGATATTAGGAATTTTCTAGATATAACAGTGACACTCAACTGTAttcataaaaatgtaatttattagAGAGAGTAATTAGTCATATTTGTTGTTCTGTTGTAGGTTTATACAGTACGAGGTGGGGTTAAGTGCGTTTATGCTGAAACTGCAAAATTGCAGTTCACAGCAAAGATGCCTGTATGCTGGGATTAGCAGCTATGTGGTCATGTGACGTGGATGGTGAGTGAATATATGATGTGCAATCTTCTTTACTACTAAGGATTTACTATAAGGTTTTTAATGAGGTGGTCTGTTAGGTTACATATCCAGATTCTTTCCCTTCCTTATTCTGTAATGTTTTTATGAAACAAAGTTTAAATTATGAGATTTTAAACGACCAAAATAACAAAAGTTCTCTAAATAGTGGGTAGATAagtgaatataaaaaaaaaaacagttaagcTCTAAAATAGCTGAATTTCATTATTTAAAAGACACTGCTTTGAGGGGCTCATTGAAGGCAAGCATTTATTTGCTCAGAGTGCTGTCAGTC
Coding sequences within:
- the LOC101482510 gene encoding LOW QUALITY PROTEIN: hexokinase-1 (The sequence of the model RefSeq protein was modified relative to this genomic sequence to represent the inferred CDS: deleted 1 base in 1 codon), translating into MENPEFELDVVAIVNDTVGTMMTCAYEEPTCEVGLIAGDSAGYRGSDVCQYGVGGIWRQWLSDDIRTTYDQAVDENSLNEGKQRYEKMCSGMYLGEIVRQILIDLTKRGFLFRGQISETLKTRGIFETKFLSQIESDRLALLQVRAILQQLGLDSTCDDSIIVKEVCGTVSRRAAQLCGAGMAAVVDKIRENRRLDHLDVTVGVDGTLYKLHPHFSRIFQQTVKELAPKCDVNFLLSEDGSGKGAALITAVGCRQRELDAQQH